In one window of Fictibacillus phosphorivorans DNA:
- a CDS encoding penicillin-binding protein, with protein sequence MKLKRKNVGAGILMVVFTVLFFVLTSKFFLVASSQSAEGVDLIEYGKRKWMKSDVLDAKRGTMFDRNGEVIAQDIPSYSVIAILDKKYPNHIKDPEEAAEKLSKVLDSDKEDLEELLSKEGRFQVEIPSGRKVSYRKKEQIEKMKIPGVDFLRESRRYYPNQSFAAHVLGYTGNGEDGVQTGLMGLEKSLDKYLKEKDGKISFVGDAFSRAIPANKESITPPKHGQDIYLTLDEKIQLYLDEAVQEAAKKYKPEKITGIVADPKTGRILAMSNSPSFNPNKKDIKNYTNFAVSYPFEPGSTMKIFTLAAAIEEGKYNGNEVFQSGSYKLPNIGRPIYDHNKRGWGPITYNEGVQNSSNVAFSKLVREKLGYEKYRSYLSKFGLDQKTNIDLPNEKSGSILYNYEIEKVTTAFGQGTTITPIQQIQAATAIANGGKMMRPYVIDKIMDPETKKTVLSNEPKVAGKPISEKTAKQVRDILETVVTDGTGKPYMIDGYSVAGKTGTAQIVGKDGKYISGWGENVFSFLGMAPKDDPKLLVYVAVERPKVEFPEMGSTPVANIFTSVMKSGLQYLNIQPEAKVNDKSSKVKKSYGKELPDYTGQSAEKAKSDLEKLGMQVSIIGSGNDIINQEPYEGAYVMKGERVILRTSGDAKMPDVKDWSYMDILRISKLLGLKETITGSGFAVKQSIKPGNPVKEGDFFVVQLEPPKVTESETDAEEEENAEETGSSEEPSEEEDLPVTD encoded by the coding sequence ATGAAATTAAAAAGAAAAAATGTTGGAGCAGGTATTCTGATGGTTGTGTTTACCGTGCTCTTTTTTGTATTAACGAGTAAGTTCTTTCTAGTGGCTTCTTCTCAATCTGCAGAAGGAGTAGATCTAATCGAATATGGTAAAAGAAAATGGATGAAGAGTGATGTTTTAGATGCAAAACGAGGGACCATGTTTGATCGAAACGGTGAAGTGATAGCCCAAGACATTCCTTCATACAGCGTAATAGCTATTCTCGATAAAAAGTATCCCAATCATATTAAAGACCCAGAAGAAGCAGCTGAAAAACTTTCGAAAGTCTTGGATTCTGATAAGGAAGACCTAGAAGAACTATTGAGTAAAGAAGGAAGATTTCAAGTAGAGATTCCGTCTGGAAGAAAAGTGTCTTATCGTAAAAAAGAACAGATCGAAAAGATGAAGATTCCTGGTGTTGATTTTTTAAGAGAATCTAGACGCTATTATCCAAACCAAAGCTTCGCAGCTCATGTGTTAGGGTACACGGGTAATGGTGAAGATGGTGTTCAGACTGGTCTGATGGGGCTTGAAAAATCACTAGATAAGTATTTAAAAGAAAAGGATGGCAAGATTTCCTTTGTTGGTGATGCGTTCAGTCGAGCGATTCCAGCGAATAAAGAATCGATCACACCACCGAAACATGGTCAGGATATTTATTTAACACTGGATGAAAAGATTCAACTTTATTTAGATGAAGCTGTGCAAGAAGCAGCTAAAAAATATAAACCTGAAAAGATCACTGGTATTGTTGCTGATCCAAAAACAGGAAGAATTCTCGCGATGAGTAATTCACCTAGTTTTAATCCGAACAAAAAGGATATAAAAAACTATACGAACTTTGCTGTTTCTTATCCATTTGAGCCAGGATCCACTATGAAGATCTTTACCTTAGCAGCCGCTATCGAGGAAGGTAAATATAACGGTAATGAGGTGTTCCAATCTGGTTCGTATAAGCTTCCGAACATCGGAAGACCGATCTATGACCATAATAAAAGAGGATGGGGACCGATCACTTATAACGAAGGAGTTCAAAACTCTTCAAACGTTGCCTTCTCTAAACTTGTACGTGAGAAACTAGGTTATGAGAAATATAGAAGTTACCTATCTAAATTTGGTTTAGATCAAAAGACGAATATTGATCTACCGAATGAGAAGAGCGGATCCATTCTTTACAACTATGAGATAGAAAAAGTAACCACTGCGTTTGGACAAGGAACCACGATCACGCCAATTCAACAGATTCAAGCGGCAACAGCTATTGCCAATGGCGGTAAGATGATGCGACCATACGTGATCGACAAGATCATGGATCCAGAAACGAAGAAGACGGTGTTATCGAATGAACCGAAAGTAGCAGGTAAACCGATCTCTGAGAAAACTGCAAAACAAGTAAGAGATATATTAGAAACAGTAGTAACAGATGGAACGGGTAAACCTTATATGATCGACGGTTATAGCGTAGCCGGAAAGACAGGAACAGCACAGATCGTAGGAAAAGACGGGAAATACATTTCTGGTTGGGGAGAGAACGTGTTCTCTTTCTTGGGGATGGCTCCTAAAGATGATCCTAAATTGTTAGTCTATGTGGCTGTGGAACGTCCAAAGGTTGAATTCCCTGAGATGGGTTCTACGCCTGTTGCAAATATTTTTACAAGTGTAATGAAAAGCGGGCTTCAATATTTAAACATTCAGCCTGAAGCCAAAGTAAATGATAAGTCCTCTAAAGTTAAAAAATCGTACGGCAAAGAATTACCAGATTATACAGGTCAGTCGGCTGAAAAAGCCAAAAGTGATCTAGAAAAGCTTGGCATGCAAGTTTCCATCATTGGTTCTGGTAATGATATCATCAACCAAGAACCATATGAAGGTGCTTATGTGATGAAAGGTGAAAGAGTCATCTTAAGAACGTCAGGTGATGCAAAAATGCCTGATGTTAAAGACTGGTCTTACATGGATATCTTAAGGATCAGTAAACTTCTTGGATTGAAAGAAACCATAACGGGAAGTGGATTTGCAGTAAAACAAAGCATTAAACCTGGAAACCCTGTTAAAGAAGGAGATTTCTTTGTTGTTCAACTAGAACCACCTAAAGTGACAGAATCAGAAACAGATGCTGAAGAAGAAGAGAATGCGGAAGAAACAGGATCTTCAGAAGAACCGTCAGAAGAGGAAGATCTGCCGGTAACAGACTAA
- a CDS encoding stage V sporulation protein D, giving the protein MRVSNVTVRRRLIFVLVFGIAFFFVISVRLGYVQFVLGDMLTDQALDSWSRDIPFEPKRGKILDRNDVVLATNISAPTVFVVPRQIKEPDETAEKLAALLNISKTEVYQRLTKKASIVRIDNGGRKISNAKAKEVEALNLSGVFVAEDSKRHYPYGSYLSHVLGFAGIDSQGLTGLELYYDEQLNGEKGHISFFSDARGRRMPSLSDKYEKPKDGYDLRLTTDSRVQTIIERELDIAQATYDPDGAIAIAMNPNTGEILGMSSRPDFDPEEYKRVSPEVYNRNLPVWAQYEPGSTFKIITLAAALEEDKVDLNKDHFHDPGSIEVAGRKLKCWKAGGHGSQSFLEGVQNSCNPGFVILGQRLGKDKLFEYIKDFGFGEKTGVDLAGEGRGILFSLDRVGPLELATTAFGQGVSVTPIQQVAAVSAAVNGGYLYEPYIAKELVDPITGKVVSKQTPKLKRKVISEKTSKEVRRALESVVAQGTGKNAFVDGYRVGGKTGTAQKAEGGVYLKNNHIVSFIGMAPANNPEIVVYVAIDNPKETLQFGGIVAAPIVGNIIEDSLSAMGVKKQKDQIEKEKTWLDAPEVVVPDLVGKQTKELTNLLYNLKIETSGKGNYIVQQAPKAGVKLEAGKTIRLFLGDKKEVED; this is encoded by the coding sequence GTGCGAGTTTCGAATGTAACTGTACGCAGGCGCTTAATTTTTGTTCTTGTTTTTGGAATAGCTTTCTTTTTTGTCATTTCGGTAAGACTTGGCTACGTTCAATTTGTGCTTGGAGATATGTTGACAGATCAAGCGCTTGATTCATGGAGTAGAGACATACCCTTTGAACCAAAAAGAGGGAAGATCTTAGATCGAAATGATGTGGTACTCGCAACAAATATTAGTGCTCCAACCGTTTTTGTCGTTCCAAGACAGATAAAGGAACCAGATGAAACAGCTGAAAAATTGGCTGCTTTGTTAAATATATCAAAAACAGAAGTGTATCAAAGGCTTACGAAGAAAGCCTCAATCGTGAGAATTGATAATGGAGGACGAAAAATCAGCAATGCGAAAGCAAAAGAAGTGGAAGCATTGAACCTGTCAGGTGTCTTTGTTGCAGAAGATAGTAAAAGGCATTACCCGTATGGTTCTTATCTTTCTCATGTGTTGGGTTTTGCTGGGATTGATAGCCAAGGGCTCACAGGCCTAGAACTATATTATGATGAGCAGCTGAATGGAGAAAAAGGTCATATCTCTTTCTTCTCGGACGCAAGGGGACGAAGGATGCCATCATTATCGGACAAGTATGAGAAACCGAAAGATGGATACGATCTTCGATTAACGACAGATTCACGTGTTCAAACCATTATTGAAAGAGAGCTTGATATTGCTCAAGCTACTTATGACCCAGATGGAGCGATCGCTATTGCGATGAATCCGAATACGGGAGAGATTCTGGGCATGAGCTCACGCCCTGATTTTGACCCGGAAGAGTATAAGCGTGTTTCACCAGAAGTCTACAATCGAAATCTACCAGTATGGGCACAGTATGAACCTGGTTCTACCTTTAAGATCATTACTCTTGCTGCTGCACTCGAAGAAGATAAAGTTGACTTAAATAAAGATCATTTTCACGATCCTGGATCGATCGAAGTTGCAGGGAGAAAGCTTAAATGTTGGAAAGCAGGAGGCCATGGCAGTCAGAGCTTTTTAGAAGGCGTTCAGAACTCTTGTAACCCGGGATTTGTGATCCTTGGTCAACGATTAGGTAAAGATAAACTCTTTGAATATATTAAAGACTTTGGGTTTGGGGAAAAGACAGGTGTTGATTTGGCTGGGGAAGGTAGAGGAATCTTATTCTCATTAGATCGCGTTGGTCCACTTGAGCTTGCTACAACCGCGTTCGGACAAGGTGTTTCTGTTACTCCGATTCAACAAGTAGCTGCCGTGTCTGCGGCCGTAAACGGTGGTTATCTGTACGAACCCTATATAGCTAAAGAATTAGTTGATCCTATTACAGGGAAAGTAGTGAGTAAGCAGACTCCGAAACTGAAGAGAAAAGTGATCTCTGAAAAAACGTCAAAAGAAGTTAGACGCGCATTAGAAAGTGTTGTAGCTCAAGGAACAGGGAAGAATGCATTCGTAGATGGTTATCGGGTTGGAGGGAAAACGGGAACTGCCCAAAAGGCAGAAGGTGGTGTCTATTTAAAGAATAACCATATCGTTTCCTTTATCGGGATGGCTCCTGCTAATAATCCTGAGATCGTTGTTTATGTTGCAATCGATAATCCGAAAGAAACGCTCCAGTTTGGTGGAATCGTGGCTGCACCAATCGTAGGAAATATTATTGAAGATAGTCTTTCTGCTATGGGTGTTAAAAAGCAGAAAGATCAGATAGAAAAAGAGAAAACATGGCTAGATGCTCCAGAAGTAGTCGTTCCAGATTTAGTTGGGAAACAAACGAAAGAGCTGACGAACCTCTTGTATAATCTTAAAATTGAGACTTCTGGAAAAGGGAATTACATCGTACAGCAAGCTCCAAAAGCTGGTGTGAAGCTTGAAGCTGGTAAGACGATTCGTTTATTTTTGGGTGACAAAAAAGAAGTGGAAGATTAA
- a CDS encoding UDP-N-acetylmuramoyl-L-alanyl-D-glutamate--2,6-diaminopimelate ligase produces MELKELLTYLVNYEMDIQANPEITSIEMDSRKAGEGCLFVCMEGLLFDGHDFAEAVAKNGAAAILAEKDIDVNIPVIKVKNTKKALAVLADAFYGHPSQKLHLIGITGTNGKTTTSHLIEKVLRDAGKSTGMIGTIEMKIKDQSFKVANTTPDSLFLQNAFYQMTEQKVEAAVMEVSSHALVQGRVWGCDFNIAVFTNLTQDHLDYHKNMEEYQYAKSLLFSQMGNTYNKSDRKVAVLNNDDPASKMFERVTSAQVISYGIDNDSDVRATNITIGSQGTSFSLQTPVGSRDVTLKLIGKFSVYNVLAATTACLLSGLDLDQILTSLKDVTGVSGRFEPVIAGQDYTVIVDYAHTPDSLENVLRTIKEFATGKITAIVGCGGDRDKTKRPLMAGIAANLADHAIFTSDNPRTEDPLQILKDMEEGVDEGNYVTIPDRKKAIEYAVEQASANDVILIAGKGHETYQIIGKDILDFDDRIVAREAIKAVKK; encoded by the coding sequence ATGGAATTAAAAGAACTGCTTACATATTTAGTGAACTATGAAATGGATATCCAAGCCAATCCTGAAATTACCTCCATTGAAATGGATTCCAGGAAAGCTGGAGAAGGGTGTCTTTTTGTTTGTATGGAAGGACTTCTGTTTGATGGACATGATTTTGCAGAAGCTGTCGCTAAAAATGGTGCTGCTGCTATTTTAGCTGAGAAAGATATCGATGTTAACATTCCGGTTATTAAAGTGAAAAATACCAAGAAAGCTCTTGCTGTACTAGCGGATGCCTTTTATGGTCATCCTTCGCAAAAGCTTCATCTGATCGGAATTACTGGTACGAACGGGAAGACAACAACATCGCATCTCATCGAAAAAGTCTTGAGAGATGCAGGGAAAAGCACGGGAATGATCGGGACGATCGAGATGAAGATCAAAGATCAAAGCTTTAAGGTAGCAAATACTACACCTGATTCATTATTTTTGCAGAATGCGTTTTATCAGATGACTGAACAAAAAGTTGAGGCTGCTGTTATGGAAGTGTCTTCACATGCTCTCGTTCAAGGCAGAGTATGGGGTTGTGACTTTAATATCGCTGTTTTCACAAACTTGACACAAGATCATTTGGACTACCATAAAAATATGGAAGAATACCAGTATGCAAAGAGTCTTCTGTTTTCTCAAATGGGTAATACTTATAACAAATCAGATCGTAAAGTGGCAGTGCTTAATAATGACGATCCAGCTTCAAAGATGTTTGAAAGAGTAACTTCTGCACAGGTTATTTCTTATGGAATTGATAATGATAGCGACGTTCGGGCGACCAATATAACGATTGGATCTCAAGGAACTTCGTTTTCATTGCAAACACCTGTTGGATCAAGAGATGTTACGTTGAAGCTGATCGGAAAGTTCTCCGTTTATAATGTACTTGCAGCAACTACAGCATGTTTGTTATCAGGATTAGATTTGGATCAAATCCTTACAAGTCTAAAAGACGTAACAGGAGTTTCTGGCAGATTTGAACCTGTTATCGCGGGTCAAGATTATACGGTGATCGTTGACTACGCACATACGCCAGATAGCTTAGAGAATGTTCTAAGAACCATTAAAGAATTCGCTACAGGGAAAATAACAGCGATTGTTGGGTGTGGTGGTGACCGTGACAAAACAAAGCGTCCACTCATGGCAGGAATTGCAGCTAACTTAGCTGATCATGCGATCTTCACAAGTGATAATCCAAGAACAGAGGATCCTCTTCAGATCTTAAAAGATATGGAAGAGGGCGTAGACGAAGGGAATTATGTGACTATCCCTGATCGTAAAAAGGCAATTGAATATGCGGTTGAACAGGCTAGTGCAAACGATGTTATACTAATAGCCGGTAAAGGTCATGAAACGTATCAAATCATTGGTAAAGACATATTAGATTTCGATGATCGAATCGTTGCAAGGGAAGCAATTAAGGCGGTGAAAAAATGA
- a CDS encoding UDP-N-acetylmuramoyl-tripeptide--D-alanyl-D-alanine ligase encodes MKLDFKELVSLADRTSGKYENLILEGVSKDTRLKSENALYLPIAGERFDGHDFLLNAIEQGCTATVWEEGKDLPEGLSEDFPILYTKDTVTFLQEVSKYYLKKINPVVVAVTGSNGKTTTKDMIESVSSENFKTFKTQGNYNNHIGMPLTILAMEDTTEVLILEMGMSNYGEISLLSKIAEPDVAVITNIGESHLEQLGSREGIAKAKLEIADGLKQGGLFIIDGDEPLLSHVKGENVLQVGFGDSNTLKLSNLKTDVHGVTFSLEEGTTVYRIPMLGRHNIKNAAYAIAVGHYLNIEENKILEGLENLKVTSMRLEMKSGKKETLLINDAYNASPTSMIAALETLAELKDYSKKVAVLGDMYELGSNEEEMHRNIAKHVDDTISHVICVGQKGAWIADELMKHKNEDLEVIQCLTKEEAEEPITRLLSKDTAILFKASRGMVLETLVSKFVEKEQESKK; translated from the coding sequence ATGAAATTAGATTTTAAAGAACTGGTCTCATTAGCAGATCGTACGAGTGGAAAGTATGAAAACCTCATATTAGAGGGTGTTTCTAAAGATACAAGACTTAAAAGTGAGAATGCACTTTACTTACCTATAGCTGGTGAGCGATTTGATGGTCATGATTTTTTATTAAATGCGATTGAACAAGGTTGTACAGCTACGGTCTGGGAAGAAGGAAAAGATCTTCCAGAAGGATTATCAGAAGATTTTCCTATTCTTTATACAAAAGATACAGTGACGTTTTTGCAAGAGGTTTCTAAATATTACTTGAAGAAAATCAACCCTGTTGTTGTAGCTGTAACGGGCAGTAACGGTAAAACAACTACAAAAGATATGATTGAAAGTGTTTCTTCTGAAAACTTTAAGACATTTAAAACACAGGGAAATTACAACAATCATATAGGTATGCCTTTAACCATTCTAGCGATGGAGGATACTACAGAAGTTCTCATTCTAGAAATGGGTATGAGTAATTATGGAGAGATATCTCTTTTAAGTAAGATCGCAGAGCCAGATGTTGCTGTTATTACGAATATCGGTGAAAGCCATCTCGAACAACTCGGTAGTCGTGAAGGAATTGCAAAAGCGAAACTTGAGATCGCAGATGGTTTAAAACAAGGTGGGCTGTTTATCATCGATGGAGATGAACCGCTTCTTTCACATGTAAAAGGTGAGAACGTGTTACAAGTTGGTTTTGGAGATTCAAATACACTGAAGTTATCTAACCTTAAGACAGATGTACATGGTGTAACGTTTTCTTTAGAAGAAGGTACGACCGTGTATCGCATACCGATGCTCGGACGTCATAATATTAAAAATGCAGCATATGCCATCGCTGTAGGGCATTACTTGAATATAGAAGAAAATAAGATACTAGAAGGACTTGAGAATCTTAAAGTTACTTCCATGCGTCTTGAAATGAAAAGCGGCAAGAAGGAAACACTTCTTATCAACGATGCCTACAACGCTAGTCCAACGAGTATGATTGCAGCGTTAGAAACACTGGCTGAACTGAAGGATTACTCTAAAAAGGTCGCTGTCCTCGGAGATATGTATGAATTAGGCTCAAATGAAGAAGAGATGCATCGAAACATAGCGAAGCATGTGGATGATACGATTTCTCATGTGATATGTGTAGGGCAAAAAGGTGCCTGGATTGCAGATGAATTAATGAAACATAAAAATGAAGACCTTGAAGTTATTCAATGTCTGACAAAAGAAGAAGCGGAAGAACCAATAACTAGATTATTATCAAAAGACACTGCTATTCTTTTTAAAGCATCAAGAGGGATGGTATTAGAAACCCTAGTCTCGAAATTTGTAGAGAAAGAACAGGAGTCGAAAAAATGA
- the mraY gene encoding phospho-N-acetylmuramoyl-pentapeptide-transferase: MIEQVLLFTLVASFLIAVLSSPFFIPFLRRLKFGQSIRDEGPKSHQKKQGTPTMGGIVIVLALVIATYAMTAKFFAVTAETHLLILVTLGYGLIGFLDDFIKVVKKRNLGLTSKQKLVGQLIIAALFFLGLRAIDFSTEISVPGTDFSFDLGWFYPVLVVFMLIGASNAVNLTDGLDGLLAGTAAIAFGAFAVLSSTILQFEAAIFCVAVVGAVLGFLVFNAHPAKVFMGDTGSLALGGAISAVAILTKLEILLVIIGGVFVIETLSVMIQVASFKLTRKRVFKMSPLHHHYELSGWSEWRIVVTFWLVGLVFAALGIYLEVWV; the protein is encoded by the coding sequence ATGATTGAGCAAGTCTTATTATTTACATTAGTAGCATCCTTCTTAATAGCGGTATTAAGTTCACCCTTTTTCATCCCGTTTTTAAGAAGGTTGAAATTTGGGCAGAGCATTCGTGATGAAGGCCCAAAATCTCACCAAAAAAAGCAAGGAACACCCACGATGGGCGGGATTGTTATCGTCTTAGCCCTCGTTATCGCAACCTATGCGATGACTGCTAAGTTTTTTGCAGTTACAGCAGAAACCCATCTGCTAATCCTCGTTACATTAGGATATGGACTTATTGGCTTTTTAGATGATTTTATTAAAGTAGTTAAGAAAAGAAATCTCGGTTTAACATCGAAGCAAAAATTAGTAGGGCAATTAATCATTGCGGCTCTTTTCTTCTTAGGCTTAAGAGCGATTGATTTTTCAACGGAAATTTCAGTTCCCGGAACAGATTTCTCGTTTGATCTAGGATGGTTTTACCCAGTATTAGTTGTATTCATGTTAATCGGTGCTTCTAATGCAGTAAACCTAACGGATGGATTGGACGGATTGTTGGCAGGAACAGCAGCTATTGCTTTTGGTGCATTCGCTGTCTTGTCTTCTACTATTCTTCAATTTGAAGCTGCTATCTTTTGTGTTGCTGTTGTTGGTGCTGTACTTGGCTTTTTAGTTTTTAATGCACACCCAGCTAAAGTGTTTATGGGAGATACTGGATCACTCGCTTTAGGTGGTGCGATTAGTGCGGTCGCAATCTTAACCAAGCTTGAGATTTTGCTTGTTATTATTGGTGGAGTTTTTGTAATCGAAACACTTTCTGTAATGATTCAAGTAGCTTCATTTAAGTTAACTCGTAAGCGCGTATTTAAGATGAGCCCGCTTCATCATCACTATGAATTGTCAGGTTGGAGTGAATGGCGCATCGTTGTTACATTTTGGCTTGTAGGTTTGGTATTTGCAGCACTAGGAATTTATTTAGAGGTGTGGGTATAA
- the murD gene encoding UDP-N-acetylmuramoyl-L-alanine--D-glutamate ligase: protein MKDTTFFKDKKILIVGLAKSGFAGAKLLHSFGAHLTVNDKSPREGNVEAEKLEKLGIEVVCGDHPLTLLDSQLDFIVKNPGIPYQNPLIDEAVKRNIPIYTEVEIAGMISDASIIAITGSNGKTTTTTLVGDMLKNSDKTPIVAGNIGTVFSEVAAESTEKDILVAELSSFQLMGTERFKPQIAVFLNLFEAHLDYHGSLDEYGKAKAKITENQDCSDYIIYNADDERVSYLMKSSKAKHIPFSVKEKYEGGVYVEDGALHFQDQKVIDLSEIVLPGKHNLSNIMAAVAASLLAGATLEQIRQVLTSFPGVKHRLQYVGELNGRRFYNDSKATNILATNAALSAFEQPVILLAGGLDRGNSFDDLLPSLKNVKAIVTFGQTADKLAETAKQAGIETIKRADNVEDAVPLAYRLSSEDDVILLSPACASWDQYKTFEQRGDMFINSVHKLK, encoded by the coding sequence ATGAAGGACACTACGTTTTTTAAAGATAAAAAGATTTTAATCGTAGGATTAGCTAAGAGCGGTTTTGCTGGTGCAAAACTGCTTCATTCGTTTGGGGCTCATCTAACAGTGAACGACAAAAGCCCGAGAGAAGGAAATGTAGAAGCAGAAAAACTGGAGAAGCTTGGAATTGAAGTGGTTTGTGGAGATCATCCGCTGACATTGCTAGATAGCCAGTTGGACTTTATTGTAAAAAATCCAGGAATTCCTTATCAAAATCCTTTAATCGATGAAGCGGTCAAAAGAAACATTCCTATATATACTGAAGTGGAAATAGCAGGTATGATTTCAGACGCATCCATTATTGCGATTACTGGTTCAAACGGCAAGACGACAACCACTACCCTTGTTGGTGATATGTTAAAAAACAGTGATAAGACACCAATCGTAGCAGGTAATATCGGTACTGTTTTCTCCGAGGTTGCTGCCGAATCTACTGAGAAAGATATATTAGTAGCCGAACTTTCTAGCTTTCAGTTAATGGGAACAGAGCGTTTCAAGCCACAGATTGCCGTTTTTCTGAATCTGTTTGAAGCACATTTAGATTATCACGGTTCTCTTGATGAATATGGAAAAGCAAAAGCTAAGATCACTGAGAACCAAGATTGCTCTGATTATATAATCTATAACGCGGATGATGAACGTGTCTCATATTTAATGAAGAGCTCTAAAGCTAAACATATCCCATTTTCTGTTAAAGAAAAATATGAGGGTGGGGTCTATGTGGAAGATGGTGCACTCCATTTTCAGGATCAAAAAGTTATTGATCTAAGTGAAATCGTCTTACCAGGTAAACACAATCTATCTAATATTATGGCAGCTGTAGCCGCTTCTTTATTAGCTGGCGCAACATTAGAACAGATCCGTCAAGTACTAACTTCGTTTCCGGGAGTTAAACACCGTCTCCAATATGTAGGAGAGCTTAATGGAAGACGTTTCTATAATGATTCGAAAGCCACGAACATATTAGCGACGAATGCCGCGTTATCTGCATTTGAACAACCTGTAATCTTACTAGCAGGTGGCCTTGATCGTGGAAATTCTTTTGATGATCTGCTTCCATCACTAAAAAATGTAAAAGCAATCGTTACTTTTGGTCAAACAGCTGATAAATTAGCGGAAACAGCGAAACAAGCAGGAATAGAAACAATAAAACGTGCTGATAATGTGGAAGATGCTGTTCCCCTTGCGTACCGTTTATCTAGCGAAGATGATGTAATATTGTTATCCCCTGCATGTGCAAGCTGGGATCAATATAAGACATTCGAACAAAGAGGGGACATGTTTATCAACTCTGTGCATAAACTTAAATAA
- the spoVE gene encoding stage V sporulation protein E, with product MIVVTLMLLSIGIIMVYSASADLGLYKFDDAFFFAKRQLLFAGVGIAAMFFIMNINYMTWRVWSKILLIICFVLLIAVLIPGIGMVRGGARSWIGVGAFSIQPSEFMKLAMITFLAKYLSEHQKKITSLKKGLVPTLGLVMIAFGMIMLQPDLGTGAVMVGTSIVMVFVAGARISHFVGMALIGLIGLAGLIISAPYRIKRITSFLDPWSDPLGSGFQIIQSLYSLGPGGLLGLGLGQSRQKFGYLPEPQTDFIFAILSEELGFIGAVFVLILFSLLLWRGIRIALGAPDLFGSFLAIGIIGMVAIQVMINIGVVTGLMPVTGITLPFLSYGGSSLTLMLASIGVILNISRYSRY from the coding sequence ATGATTGTAGTTACGCTTATGTTGTTATCGATCGGTATAATAATGGTTTATAGCGCGAGTGCAGATTTAGGGCTATACAAGTTTGATGATGCGTTCTTTTTTGCAAAGCGACAATTGTTATTTGCCGGTGTGGGAATTGCAGCGATGTTTTTTATCATGAACATCAATTACATGACGTGGAGAGTCTGGTCTAAGATTCTTCTGATCATTTGTTTTGTATTGTTGATCGCTGTTCTTATTCCAGGTATCGGTATGGTGCGAGGCGGTGCAAGAAGTTGGATCGGTGTGGGTGCTTTTTCCATACAGCCGTCTGAATTTATGAAACTTGCCATGATTACATTCTTAGCTAAGTATTTATCAGAGCATCAAAAAAAGATCACTTCACTGAAAAAAGGTTTAGTGCCTACTCTAGGATTAGTGATGATCGCTTTTGGAATGATCATGCTTCAACCAGATCTAGGAACCGGAGCTGTGATGGTCGGAACTAGTATCGTGATGGTTTTTGTTGCAGGTGCGCGTATCTCTCATTTTGTAGGGATGGCTTTGATCGGTCTAATCGGACTTGCAGGGCTAATCATATCTGCTCCTTATCGAATCAAGAGGATAACTTCATTCCTTGATCCTTGGAGTGATCCTCTAGGTAGTGGGTTTCAGATTATCCAGTCACTCTATTCTCTCGGTCCAGGTGGATTGCTTGGACTAGGCTTAGGGCAGAGTAGACAAAAATTTGGTTATCTCCCTGAACCGCAAACGGACTTTATCTTTGCGATTCTCTCAGAAGAGCTCGGTTTTATTGGTGCTGTTTTTGTATTAATCCTCTTTAGCCTTCTCTTATGGCGCGGAATCAGAATCGCTTTAGGAGCTCCAGATCTATTCGGCAGCTTTTTAGCGATAGGAATCATAGGAATGGTCGCTATACAGGTGATGATTAATATTGGAGTTGTGACAGGATTGATGCCTGTAACTGGAATAACACTTCCATTTTTGAGTTATGGAGGATCCTCATTAACTCTAATGCTCGCATCAATAGGAGTAATCCTCAATATTAGCCGGTATTCAAGGTATTAA